Proteins encoded within one genomic window of Candidatus Bathyarchaeota archaeon A05DMB-5:
- the rimI gene encoding ribosomal protein S18-alanine N-acetyltransferase, producing MNDLRSVVHINMVCLPENYTDFFFIDLHQRFPETFIVAEENGEVVGYIMCRMELGLSNFGFKGLVKKGHIVSVAVLPQYRRKGIGEALVSKAMEGMRLYNAKQCFLEVRVTNTQAISLYKKLGFQVTRTIHGYYADGEDAYLMSRELKQDRDE from the coding sequence ATGAACGACCTTCGAAGCGTAGTGCACATTAACATGGTTTGTCTGCCAGAAAACTACACAGACTTCTTCTTCATCGATTTGCACCAGAGATTCCCAGAAACTTTCATTGTCGCAGAAGAAAACGGCGAAGTTGTAGGCTACATAATGTGCCGCATGGAGTTAGGCTTGTCAAATTTTGGTTTCAAGGGCTTAGTGAAAAAGGGACACATCGTTTCAGTGGCTGTTCTGCCTCAATACAGACGCAAGGGTATTGGAGAAGCTTTAGTCAGCAAAGCCATGGAAGGCATGCGATTGTATAATGCAAAACAGTGTTTTCTGGAAGTGAGAGTAACTAACACTCAAGCGATAAGCCTTTACAAGAAGCTTGGTTTTCAAGTAACTCGCACAATTCACGGTTACTACGCTGATGGAGAAGACGCTTATCTAATGAGTCGAGAGCTTAAACAAGATAGGGACGAGTAA
- a CDS encoding MBL fold metallo-hydrolase yields the protein MSIEKSPAKNEILFVWFNRYAGVTLKTPSKTFVIDPVDVKAKNFQNVDAILITHEHYDHLDQSLISEIHKLTQCMVVADPTSARKLRNTIPSEKLQEVQPGSEIKIGEVSVKAEKCNHPPATTPTTFIITSEDGVKVFHTADSLPFPEMASMSEKEKFDVVFCTVGIAPGASPETGVEIVRLTKPKVAVPYHTGSPADQKKFAELLKKEMPKVNCLIPEVGKIYQVGKRT from the coding sequence ATGTCAATCGAAAAATCTCCCGCAAAAAACGAAATCCTCTTCGTATGGTTTAATCGCTACGCCGGAGTAACCCTGAAAACTCCATCCAAAACATTCGTAATAGATCCTGTTGATGTTAAAGCCAAAAATTTCCAGAACGTAGACGCAATATTAATCACGCATGAACATTATGACCACTTGGACCAGTCGCTAATTTCAGAAATTCACAAACTAACACAGTGCATGGTCGTGGCAGACCCAACATCCGCAAGAAAACTGCGAAATACAATTCCTTCAGAAAAACTGCAAGAAGTTCAGCCTGGCTCAGAAATCAAAATTGGCGAAGTCTCCGTAAAAGCGGAAAAATGCAACCATCCACCAGCAACCACACCCACAACCTTCATAATCACAAGCGAGGACGGCGTCAAAGTTTTCCACACAGCAGACAGCCTACCCTTTCCAGAAATGGCAAGTATGAGTGAAAAAGAAAAATTTGATGTAGTCTTCTGCACCGTCGGAATAGCGCCCGGTGCATCTCCCGAAACTGGTGTGGAAATTGTAAGATTGACGAAACCTAAAGTAGCCGTTCCATACCACACAGGCTCACCCGCAGACCAGAAGAAATTTGCTGAATTATTAAAGAAGGAAATGCCCAAAGTCAACTGTTTAATACCGGAGGTTGGCAAAATCTACCAAGTAGGAAAAAGGACGTGA
- a CDS encoding fumarate hydratase: protein MEKTKIVENVAFNILKQAVIYLPDDVKQALKKAYAEETSEVGNTQLKAILDNIELAEKYQAPVCQDTGTIIFYIKAGSKAKDLDKIEEALVNAVRKATKEIPLRPNAVDPFTQKNSGDNTGRFIPHVNWEIVPGDSIELTVMTKGGGSENVCVTGMLVPGEGIKGLKRFVIDAVIKAGAQPCPPTILGIAMGGGADISMKLAKKALLKPLNEPNSNPEIAKLEKEIFEAANMTGIGPMGLGGKTTVLGVHIDYAFRHPASFPAAVAFNCWAARRASARINADGTVEYLTHKLK, encoded by the coding sequence ATGGAGAAAACGAAAATTGTGGAAAATGTCGCCTTTAACATTCTAAAACAAGCCGTAATTTACCTGCCAGACGACGTTAAACAAGCATTAAAGAAGGCTTATGCGGAAGAAACAAGCGAAGTCGGCAATACCCAGCTGAAGGCAATTCTGGACAACATTGAACTCGCCGAAAAATACCAAGCGCCTGTTTGCCAAGACACTGGCACAATAATATTCTATATAAAAGCTGGTTCGAAAGCCAAAGACCTTGACAAAATCGAAGAGGCACTAGTAAATGCCGTGCGAAAAGCCACAAAAGAAATTCCGCTGCGCCCAAACGCCGTTGACCCATTCACACAGAAAAACAGCGGAGACAACACAGGAAGGTTCATACCACACGTGAACTGGGAAATCGTACCCGGCGACAGCATAGAATTAACTGTTATGACGAAAGGCGGAGGCTCCGAAAACGTCTGCGTAACAGGAATGCTCGTGCCCGGCGAAGGAATAAAAGGACTGAAAAGGTTCGTCATAGACGCCGTGATAAAGGCTGGAGCGCAACCGTGCCCGCCGACAATTTTGGGCATTGCAATGGGAGGCGGAGCCGACATTTCCATGAAACTGGCTAAGAAGGCGCTTCTCAAGCCCTTAAACGAGCCTAATTCAAACCCGGAAATTGCCAAGCTTGAGAAAGAAATTTTCGAAGCTGCAAACATGACTGGAATCGGACCGATGGGACTTGGCGGAAAAACAACCGTGTTAGGCGTGCACATTGACTATGCTTTTAGGCATCCAGCATCGTTTCCCGCAGCCGTCGCATTTAACTGTTGGGCTGCAAGACGAGCTTCTGCAAGGATTAATGCAGACGGAACCGTGGAATATCTAACTCATAAACTGAAATAG
- a CDS encoding orotate phosphoribosyltransferase: MPATKDKETVKIEICKILNKIGALQFGAFKLTSGKISPYYIDLRIVPSFPDAFKEICNFCVDFIKTEVNTKNFERIAGIPVAGIPFASIISYSLQKPFIYVRKGARLHGRQRRIEGILAPGDHILLVDDLITTGLSLKKAAKAITAEGGVVTDAVVLLDREEGGKGKLAKSGIKLHSLINIHEIANKLYETGVIDEEQLKTILKQIKKR; the protein is encoded by the coding sequence GTGCCAGCGACAAAAGACAAAGAAACCGTCAAAATCGAAATCTGCAAAATTCTAAACAAAATAGGCGCTTTACAGTTTGGAGCCTTCAAACTTACGAGCGGAAAAATAAGCCCATACTATATAGACTTGCGCATAGTGCCAAGCTTTCCAGACGCTTTCAAAGAAATCTGCAACTTCTGCGTGGATTTCATTAAAACAGAAGTGAACACAAAAAACTTTGAAAGAATAGCCGGCATCCCCGTAGCAGGCATTCCCTTTGCATCCATAATCTCTTACAGTTTACAGAAACCATTCATTTACGTCCGTAAAGGCGCACGCTTACACGGAAGACAAAGAAGAATCGAAGGAATCCTAGCACCCGGAGACCACATACTGCTAGTTGACGACTTAATCACGACCGGTTTATCTTTAAAGAAAGCAGCAAAAGCAATAACCGCTGAAGGTGGTGTTGTAACTGACGCGGTTGTGCTTCTTGATAGGGAAGAAGGCGGAAAAGGAAAACTGGCAAAAAGCGGAATAAAACTGCACTCGCTTATCAACATTCACGAAATAGCCAACAAACTGTATGAGACCGGCGTCATAGATGAGGAACAACTAAAAACCATTTTGAAACAAATCAAAAAGAGATAA
- a CDS encoding DUF5518 domain-containing protein, whose amino-acid sequence MKPLIKDAETKNNGELSSFFLGFSVGFLVIVFCGGFLPIIAHLAGGFLAGLIVGSGMRKGAFAGFLAGIAGGVMATMLLISGLVPLGEFVVGFVSEALDLAIRIVAILLNIFGVVVAAAGGLVGGLVRAIIETS is encoded by the coding sequence ATGAAACCATTAATAAAAGACGCTGAGACGAAAAATAACGGCGAATTAAGTAGCTTTTTTCTTGGATTTTCTGTGGGGTTTCTTGTTATCGTTTTTTGCGGGGGCTTTCTTCCAATAATTGCTCATTTAGCAGGAGGGTTTCTTGCAGGATTAATAGTTGGGAGTGGAATGCGTAAAGGAGCTTTTGCAGGTTTTCTTGCAGGAATCGCTGGCGGAGTAATGGCCACAATGCTTTTGATAAGTGGGCTTGTGCCGCTTGGCGAGTTCGTAGTTGGATTTGTGAGTGAAGCGCTTGATCTTGCCATAAGAATTGTGGCGATACTATTGAACATTTTCGGTGTAGTTGTAGCAGCTGCTGGAGGCTTAGTTGGAGGTTTAGTTAGGGCAATTATAGAAACATCCTAA
- the larA gene encoding nickel-dependent lactate racemase — MVDVWLPYGKTEVCVRIPTRNFLGTIEPHEKPGVPDAKAEIERALKEPVGSKKLSEIVKPEHKVAIVVDDATRPAPSHLMVPPVLDELNTVGVKDENITVIFACGTHRAVTQEEAVKLLGEAVLNRVKAISHNCKAQDLVYVGTTPKYGTKVYLNRVFAEADVRILTGDVGFHYYAGYGGGRKSVLPGVSGEETIKNNHAMILHPDAKTGVLKGNPVHEDMIEAAKLARVDFILNVVANSKGEIVKAFAGDLEQAFYEGVKVVDEMYRVTVDRKADIVVVSPGGEPADLNLFQAYKGVDSALEVVKRGGVIILVAECPEGHGNQVFYDWMVKFKDLKAVEKEIKRNFVLGGHKAYYLMKALQKVQIILVSAMPDYYATSIFKLKTARAVNDALNDAFNIAGKNARVWVMPYGNFTLPEVKITEEQTIPANS; from the coding sequence ATGGTTGACGTTTGGCTTCCCTATGGAAAAACAGAAGTCTGCGTAAGAATCCCCACGCGAAACTTTCTTGGCACAATAGAACCACACGAGAAACCCGGCGTGCCAGACGCTAAAGCTGAAATTGAAAGAGCCTTAAAAGAACCTGTTGGCTCAAAAAAATTAAGCGAAATTGTTAAGCCAGAGCATAAAGTGGCGATAGTTGTTGACGACGCAACCAGACCTGCACCGAGCCATCTTATGGTTCCGCCAGTATTGGATGAGTTGAACACTGTTGGAGTTAAAGATGAAAATATAACCGTAATTTTTGCTTGTGGAACCCATAGGGCTGTAACTCAAGAAGAAGCCGTCAAATTGTTAGGCGAAGCTGTTCTTAACCGTGTGAAAGCAATAAGTCACAATTGCAAAGCTCAAGATTTAGTTTATGTTGGCACAACGCCGAAATACGGAACTAAAGTGTATTTGAACCGTGTTTTCGCCGAAGCAGACGTGAGGATACTGACTGGTGACGTAGGTTTTCATTATTATGCTGGTTATGGCGGCGGAAGAAAAAGCGTCTTGCCCGGAGTTTCAGGTGAAGAAACAATAAAGAACAATCATGCCATGATTCTACATCCAGACGCAAAAACTGGCGTTCTAAAAGGAAATCCAGTCCACGAGGACATGATTGAAGCTGCAAAATTAGCCAGGGTAGACTTCATTCTAAACGTTGTAGCAAACAGCAAAGGCGAAATCGTCAAAGCCTTCGCAGGTGACTTAGAACAAGCCTTTTACGAAGGAGTCAAAGTCGTTGATGAAATGTACCGCGTAACCGTGGACCGCAAAGCAGACATAGTTGTCGTGAGCCCCGGCGGCGAACCCGCAGACCTAAACCTTTTCCAAGCTTACAAGGGCGTTGACAGCGCTTTGGAAGTCGTTAAACGCGGCGGTGTGATAATTTTGGTTGCCGAATGCCCGGAAGGACATGGAAACCAAGTGTTTTATGATTGGATGGTTAAATTTAAAGATTTGAAGGCTGTTGAGAAGGAGATTAAACGCAATTTTGTTTTGGGTGGACACAAAGCCTATTATCTCATGAAGGCTTTGCAAAAGGTTCAGATAATTTTGGTCTCCGCCATGCCAGACTATTATGCCACGAGCATTTTCAAGTTGAAAACTGCCAGAGCAGTGAATGACGCTTTAAACGATGCTTTCAACATTGCTGGAAAAAACGCGAGAGTTTGGGTTATGCCCTATGGAAACTTCACTTTACCCGAAGTCAAAATAACCGAAGAACAAACCATCCCAGCGAACAGTTAA
- a CDS encoding ABC transporter permease subunit → MNAMQRIAVILWYEWRRALAKKWVIVLSILAIVFEALPFIALSQIPFSYLPEETRENMWVVGVLNGQSLFVQLIAIQIAGSSMSEEYEQGTADVLLSKPITRAEFLAGKFFGGFLLLCLVETITTITGVVLSFVFFGIQRNIHFVPLIFAAIIYASLVFYSLTFMFSEVLRRSNLAMFAGFGVFLVSEIVGTYLLFLPGQFYRDLSQLLPTWSATALPTSLAMDLNLFPGGGFVSGLTFTTVGDVKLATVIIAIYTTIFVALTYLRFVRSDVTKKAA, encoded by the coding sequence ATGAACGCCATGCAAAGGATAGCCGTGATACTTTGGTATGAGTGGAGAAGAGCCTTAGCAAAGAAATGGGTAATAGTGCTATCTATTCTAGCCATAGTTTTTGAAGCGCTACCGTTCATCGCCCTCTCTCAAATTCCATTTTCCTATCTTCCAGAAGAAACTAGAGAAAACATGTGGGTCGTAGGTGTCTTAAACGGTCAAAGCCTTTTCGTCCAACTCATAGCGATACAGATTGCCGGAAGCTCAATGTCAGAAGAATATGAACAAGGAACAGCTGATGTATTGCTTTCAAAACCCATTACGAGGGCAGAGTTTCTTGCCGGGAAATTCTTCGGTGGTTTTCTCTTATTATGTTTAGTGGAAACTATCACAACAATTACTGGCGTGGTTTTATCTTTTGTTTTCTTCGGGATTCAGCGGAACATTCATTTTGTTCCGCTCATATTTGCAGCAATCATTTACGCTTCACTTGTATTCTACTCTTTAACATTCATGTTCAGCGAAGTTCTCAGAAGAAGTAACCTTGCCATGTTTGCTGGTTTCGGCGTATTTTTAGTTTCGGAAATAGTGGGCACCTATCTGCTTTTCTTACCAGGGCAGTTTTACAGGGACCTTAGTCAACTACTCCCCACATGGAGTGCAACAGCTCTTCCTACAAGTTTGGCGATGGATCTTAATTTATTTCCCGGTGGCGGGTTTGTAAGTGGTTTAACATTCACAACTGTTGGAGACGTTAAACTTGCGACTGTCATAATAGCGATTTACACCACCATTTTTGTTGCGTTAACTTATCTCAGATTTGTTAGGTCTGATGTGACGAAAAAAGCTGCCTAG
- a CDS encoding ABC transporter ATP-binding protein, producing the protein MSQTVITVSGLTKYYGEFKALDSVSFTVDKSWVYGYLGPNGAGKTTTIRTMLGLLKPGQGEVQIANVNPLEDPVNALKIVGYAPELPTLQAFFTGEQLLDLMGKMYGLSTQERKERISKLLETVGLQDWGNVKIGKYSKGMVQRLSVALALVGDPLVLIMDEPTIGMDPEATAHFRNLFASLSKEGKTVFISSHLLDEVQRICTHIGMINRGRLVFSGPISQVLEAFTEKWIVEVELEKITEEVVSAIRRLDYVENVKINGNKLMILLKEKKDLRGEISSEIFKHKGVLLGLNLQKATLEDAYLQALKGGE; encoded by the coding sequence TGTCTCAAACAGTCATAACGGTTTCGGGTTTAACAAAATATTATGGAGAATTTAAGGCGTTAGATTCGGTTTCTTTCACAGTGGATAAAAGTTGGGTTTACGGTTATCTGGGTCCAAATGGTGCAGGAAAAACAACCACAATAAGAACCATGCTGGGTCTGTTAAAACCCGGCCAAGGCGAAGTTCAAATAGCAAACGTCAACCCATTAGAAGACCCGGTGAATGCTCTCAAAATCGTGGGGTACGCTCCAGAGTTGCCAACCCTTCAAGCTTTTTTCACTGGAGAGCAATTGTTGGATTTAATGGGTAAAATGTATGGTCTATCAACACAAGAAAGAAAGGAAAGAATAAGCAAGCTCCTCGAAACTGTGGGCTTGCAAGATTGGGGAAACGTAAAAATTGGAAAGTACAGCAAAGGCATGGTTCAGAGATTGTCAGTAGCTTTGGCTCTTGTTGGCGACCCGTTGGTTCTCATCATGGATGAGCCAACGATAGGTATGGACCCGGAAGCTACAGCGCACTTCCGAAATTTGTTTGCAAGTCTTTCCAAAGAAGGGAAAACAGTTTTTATTTCTTCTCATCTCTTGGATGAGGTTCAACGCATATGCACCCATATTGGAATGATTAACAGGGGAAGGCTAGTATTCAGTGGCCCCATATCGCAGGTTTTGGAAGCATTCACAGAAAAGTGGATTGTGGAAGTTGAGCTGGAAAAAATTACTGAAGAAGTGGTTTCAGCCATAAGAAGACTTGATTATGTTGAGAATGTGAAGATTAACGGAAATAAGTTAATGATATTGCTGAAGGAAAAGAAGGATTTGCGTGGTGAAATATCCTCAGAAATCTTTAAACACAAAGGAGTTTTGCTGGGCTTAAACCTTCAAAAAGCCACCTTAGAAGACGCATATCTTCAAGCTTTGAAAGGAGGCGAATAA
- a CDS encoding fumarate hydratase — MAVYHLKTPISEEEIRKLKVNDVIYITGTIVTARDQAHRRALEYHSQGKPLPLNLEGLAVFHCGPVVSKEGEKWIAVAAGPTTSTRMDIFEDEFIKNFKVRVVIGKGGMGKKTTDAMAKYGAVYGAFTGGAAILAAKAIKNVKSAEWLDLGTPEALWVFEVENFGPLAVAIDSHGNNIFMDVAKKVEENKQKIYQKLGI; from the coding sequence ATGGCTGTTTACCATCTTAAAACGCCAATCTCGGAAGAAGAGATTCGCAAACTCAAAGTGAACGACGTAATATACATAACTGGCACAATAGTGACCGCCCGTGATCAAGCGCACAGAAGAGCCCTCGAATATCACAGCCAAGGCAAACCTTTACCGCTTAACCTTGAAGGACTAGCCGTTTTCCATTGCGGTCCAGTCGTGAGCAAGGAAGGCGAAAAATGGATTGCCGTTGCCGCTGGACCAACAACAAGCACGAGGATGGACATTTTTGAAGACGAATTCATAAAGAATTTTAAAGTGCGTGTGGTAATAGGCAAGGGTGGAATGGGCAAAAAAACAACAGACGCAATGGCAAAGTATGGCGCTGTTTATGGCGCTTTCACCGGAGGAGCCGCAATACTAGCTGCTAAAGCCATAAAAAACGTCAAAAGCGCCGAATGGCTTGATTTAGGCACGCCAGAAGCCTTATGGGTTTTTGAGGTTGAAAATTTTGGACCTTTGGCTGTGGCTATCGACTCTCATGGAAACAACATTTTCATGGATGTCGCAAAGAAGGTCGAAGAGAACAAGCAGAAGATTTATCAGAAACTTGGAATTTAA
- a CDS encoding TATA-box-binding protein, whose product MPKVKAQINIENVVASATLNQKVDLNAVVKGYPGVEYRPEQFPGLVFRLKRPKTATLIFNSGKMVCTGAKSEKEARRAVMKVIKELKKGGIIIISKPELKIQNIVASASLGGMIDLEKSAYTLGKTMYEPEQFPGLIYRMDGPKVVILLFASGKLVCTGAKKEQDVYDAVHKLHNILEEQQLIFYE is encoded by the coding sequence ATGCCGAAAGTTAAAGCTCAAATAAACATAGAAAACGTGGTTGCTTCTGCAACCTTGAATCAGAAAGTTGATTTGAACGCGGTTGTGAAAGGTTATCCAGGCGTGGAATACCGTCCAGAACAGTTTCCAGGGTTAGTGTTTAGGCTTAAGCGGCCGAAGACGGCTACGCTGATTTTCAACTCTGGAAAGATGGTTTGCACCGGTGCAAAATCAGAGAAGGAAGCGCGCAGGGCTGTCATGAAAGTGATTAAGGAACTGAAGAAAGGCGGCATAATAATCATTAGTAAGCCGGAGCTGAAAATACAGAACATTGTGGCGTCTGCAAGCCTAGGCGGAATGATTGACTTGGAAAAGTCAGCGTACACGCTTGGAAAGACAATGTATGAGCCTGAACAGTTTCCTGGGCTCATTTACAGGATGGATGGGCCGAAGGTTGTCATATTGTTGTTTGCAAGTGGAAAGTTGGTTTGCACTGGGGCGAAGAAAGAACAGGATGTTTATGACGCGGTGCATAAACTCCATAATATACTGGAAGAGCAGCAACTCATATTCTACGAGTAA